Proteins encoded by one window of Arabidopsis thaliana chromosome 2, partial sequence:
- the RABA5d gene encoding RAB GTPase homolog A5D (RAB GTPase homolog A5D (RABA5d); FUNCTIONS IN: GTP binding; INVOLVED IN: protein transport, small GTPase mediated signal transduction; EXPRESSED IN: 22 plant structures; EXPRESSED DURING: 13 growth stages; CONTAINS InterPro DOMAIN/s: Ras GTPase (InterPro:IPR001806), Small GTP-binding protein (InterPro:IPR005225), Small GTPase (InterPro:IPR020851), Ras (InterPro:IPR013753), Ras small GTPase, Rab type (InterPro:IPR003579), Rab11-related (InterPro:IPR015595); BEST Arabidopsis thaliana protein match is: RAB GTPase homolog A5E (TAIR:AT1G05810.1); Has 27628 Blast hits to 27593 proteins in 754 species: Archae - 22; Bacteria - 125; Metazoa - 14573; Fungi - 3749; Plants - 3264; Viruses - 20; Other Eukaryotes - 5875 (source: NCBI BLink).), with translation MSSDDEGGEEYLFKIVIIGDSAVGKSNLLSRYARNEFNAHSKATIGVEFQTQNMEIEGKEVKAQIWDTAGQERFRAVTSAYYRGAVGALVVYDISRRSTFESVGRWLDELKTHSDTTVARMLVGNKCDLESIRAVSVEEGKALAETEGLFFMETSALDSTNVKTAFEMVIRDIYTNISRKQLNSDTYKTELSMKNRVSLVKDDNKSSTQGFGFSCCSSS, from the exons atgTCGTCCGATGACgaaggaggagaagagtaTCTATTCAAGATAGTGATAATCGGCGACTCTGCCGTCGGGAAATCGAACCTTCTCTCTCGCTATGCTCGTAACGAGTTCAACGCTCATTCCAAGGCCACGATCGGCGTCGAGTTCCAGACGCAGAATATGGAAATCGAAGGTAAAGAAGTTAAAGCTCAGATTTGGGATACTGCTGGTCAAGAACGGTTTCGTGCCGTCACTTCCGCTTATTATCGCGGCGCCGTCGGAGCTCTCGTCGTTTACGATATTAGTCGTCGATCCACGTTTGAGAGTGTTGGTCGTTGGCTTGATGAGCTCAAGA CACATTCGGATACAACGGTTGCGAGGATGCTGGTGGGAAACAAATGCGATCTAGAAAGCATAAGAGCGGTGAGCGTGGAAGAAGGCAAAGCACTAGCTGAAACCGAAGGACTATTTTTCATGGAAACATCAGCTCTCGATTCAACAAATGTTAAAACAGCTTTCGAAATGGTAATCCGTGACATCTATACCAATATAAGCCGGAAACAACTCAACTCCGACACTTATAAAACCGAACTAAGCATGAAAAACAGAGTCAGTCTCGTTAAGGACGATAATAAAAGCTCCACACAAGGCTTTGGTTTCTCTTGCTGTTCTTCCTCGTGA